TTATTCTACAAAACTAAATAGCACTTTTACTCCGGATATTTTGTTACATTTCTTCAAAGTAAGTAGAAATTGGGAGCAATTGGTAGCGCGATCGAGATTTGACTTCATCAAAACTTTAAATTAATGGTGACAATAGTAAAGATTCGGTAAATTCACTCTAAATGCTCTGGTACAATCTGAGGAAATTGTCTAGGATAGAATCCAATGAGCACAAAGGACATCGCAGCTGGTGTAACAGGTTACTTCGCAAACGCTCTCATGCGATACCCGAAATCTCTTACCCCTTTATTCAAATATTACCGTCCTCTGCCATTGTCAAATTAGTCCAATCTCTTCTACCATCGGGAAACTCTCATGAAGAACCTCTATTCTATCTCCAAAGGTATTGTTGCAACGACTACTGTTACTCTGACCGGTTTAGGTTTCATAACTCTTACCAGTGGAACTGCGGAAGCAATAACATTTGGCACAACATGGGATAGTCCCGACAAATGTGCCGATGTCGGTACCGTATCCGTCCCCACCACCTGCTCTCTGCAAGACCTCTTTGACAGTCAAACCGTAAGCGGGCCGGGGATTGATGCCGAAGACGATACGGGTTTTGAATGGTTTACCAATACCGCAACGGGTAATGCAACTGGCTCCTTTATGTTTGAAGTGGCTGGTTTTGCTCCCCACAACCAGTTCGGTATTTACAACAGCGCAGGAGACCAGATTCGCTTATTTGATGGAGTCAATGATGAGGGTGATTCTACCTTTGTTACCTTCCTGGCTGGTGGAAAAGTCAGTCGGATTACTCAGCAGTTTGCACCCGACGCTGACGATGCAACTCCCGTGTTCGATACGTTTGAGGACTTTGGTAATGAGTTCGGCTTCTACTTAACCAACAAAAAGGGCGAGACGTTCTATACTCAGAGTGCCAAAAATGATGGCGGTTATCAGCAAGCGGCCGTGTACCAAGGCGATAATGAAACCGTGATGGAATTACCTGGAAAAGCACCAGGAACATTCACTGATAATGAGTTCATCATTGCTTTTGAAGATTTGTTTCGTGGAGGAAATTCCGATTCTGACTTCAACGATCTGGTCGTGATGATGGAGTCCATCGAACCGGTGGATGATATTCCCGAACCCTCCATGTTGCTTGGATTAGGTATTTTAGGAGCCAGTTTCTGGTCGATGCGCCGCCGCGATCGCATTTAAAGTTTCTCTTTGTTGTGGGAGAAAGGATGGGGGACGATCGCGTCCGCGCTTTAATTCCCCATTCAGCTTGGAAAATTAGGTTTTAACTCGAAGTTTCTGTTAGGGGTTCTGTCAAAAGAATCCCTATTTTTTAGGATATTTTTACAATCGCTAAGGAATCGCCAGACCTCGTTGCACCGCAGAACGTTGGCGCAAGGTTTCTACCCAGCGTTGCAGATTAGGATAACCCTCTAGAGTTAATTCCTGGAACTCATAAATGTTAACCCAGGGAAAGATAGCAATATCGGCAATGGAATAATCTCCACAGATATACTCGTTCTGTTCCAGTTGCTTATCTAAAACCCCATAGAGCCTTAGAGTTTCTTTCTCGTAACGGTTAATCGCATAAGGAATAGTCTCTGGGGCAAATTTTCGGAAATGGTTGAGCTGACCGAACATAGGGCCGACGCTTCCCATTTGCAACATTAACCATTCAATGACTTGAAAGCGTCCTTTGAGGTCGGTTGGCATCAGTTTCCCGGTTTTTTCGGCCAAATAGATTAAAATGGCGCCAGACTCAAAGACGGTTATATCCGTTTCGCGATCGCAAATCGCCGGAATTTTGCTATTCGGATTAATCGCGACAAACTCCGGCGCAAACTGGTCGCCTTGCTTAATATCAATCTGATGAACGGTGTAAGGCAGTTCAACTTCTTCTAACATGATAGAAGCTTTGCGTCCATTCGGCGTACCAAAGGTATAGAGGTCAATCATTAATCTTCTCGCTGAAAGAACAACAGTACAATTGGAACTTAGAAAATTTGCGATCGCATATAAGCTACCGGCAAACTCACTAACTTTCTCGGCAGCGAAACATAAGCTCGCTTCGTAAATACATCATAGTCATTGCGCTCGATCGCCCCTAAAATTTGTTGATAGAGCATCAGAGCCGACCATACCGGCCAGCGAGCATCGCTAATCAAATACTGTACCCCTCGTTCTGCTTGTTTGAAGAACTTTCGCGCGCGCTGGATTTGGAAGCGCATAAATTCTTTCCAGCGCTTGTCGATAACGCCATTAAGTAAGTCAGCTTCGGTATAATCGAACAAGGCTAACTCTTCTAAGGGTAAATAAATTCTGCCTCGCTGGATATCCTCGCCCACATCTCGAAGAATATTCGTCAGTTGGTTGGCTATCCCCAGAGCGATCGCTTCTTCCAGAGGAACGTAAGGTTCTCGGTTGCGATGCCAAGGTGCATAATTCCCCAACTCATTCACTCCCATCACCTTTGTAGACATTAACCCCACTGTTCCTGCGACTCGGTAGCAATAGAGATACAAGTCATCAAACGTGTGATAGCGATTTTGGAATAAGTCCATCCGCTGTCCGGCAATCATATCGCGAAAGGGCTGGATTTCGAGGGGAAACTGTTCCAGAGTATGGACTAACGCCACTTCTTCATCCGCCTTTGCCTTGCCAGAAAAGACCTCTTCCAGGCGGTCTTCCCAGCGATCTAGGGTATCGGGAGTAGTAATTTCGCTTTCTTTGCCATCGACTAATTCATCGGTATGGCGACACCAAGCATAGATGGCCCAGATAGCGCGGCGCTTGGCTTCTGGCATCAACAACGTCCCCAAATAAAAGGTTTTGGCGTAGGTGGCCGTAATTTGACGACAAAGTTCGTAAGATTCTTCGAGGGAGACGAGCGGTCTCATGCGAGCAGTCTTGGGTATTTGCAGCATGGGTTACAGGGAGATTCTGCACTGGGGGGGACTTAGGGAGTAGACTCAGAGCGAGCAGGGGACTTTATTGGAGTTTCTCCTAATTCCTGACTTCTGACAATAGCTTGAGCCGTTAGTTTACCAGAAAGCACGGCCCCTTCCATACTGGCGAGGTAGCGCTGCATGGTGTAATCTCCGGTGAGGTAGAAGTTCGGAATTGGGGTTTCTTGGGAGGGACGATGGTTTTGTCGTCCGGGAGTGGCTTTGTAAACGGAGCGCGGGGTTTTCACCACGTGAGATTTGCGCAGTTGAGCTGGGTTATCTCCGCTAAAGTGTTGGGGGAATAACCGTTTGAGTTCGTCCAGGGTGGCGGCAATAATCTCGTCGTCGGACTTGGAGATCCAGTCTGCCGCAGGAGCCAGAACCAGCTCGAGCATGGAGCGATCGGGATCGGCATAGGCTTTGCAGGTGTTGCTCATATCTGCGTAAACGCTGAGCAGGGGCGATCGCGAGAAGAGCAGGTGATCGATGTCGGTGAGTTTGCGATCGAACCACAGATGTAGATTAATCACCGGGACTCCTTCTAAGCCTTGCAACTTTTGGAAGTAAGACATGGCTTTCCAAGGTTGGGGCAAGATTGTTTTCAGCGGATCGACGGGCATTGCTGAGACATAGGCATCGGCATGAAGCACTTCATCCGGCGCGCCGTCTAATCCGCGCAGGAGGAAACCGCTAACGCTGTAGTCGTCGTTGAGAAGAAATTGCTTGACTGGGGCATTGAGTCGGACTTCTCCGTTGCGATCGCTAATATAATCCACTAACGGTTGGCACAGTCGTTCCGTAGGCGAGCCATCGAGAAAGGCCATTTTCGAGCCGTTTTTCTCTTGCAGAAAGCGATTGAGTGCGGTCAGAATGACGGTAGAGGAAATTTCGTCCGGGTTGATGAAGTTCAATGCCTTGGACATGGCGATAAACACTTCCGTTTCCACGCGCGGCGGAACCTTCTGTTGTTTGAGCCACTCGCTGAAGGAATATTTATCCATGTCCTCCACATAGCTCTGTCCCTTAACGATCGCCGGAAGCAAACCCAAGCCGAATTGAATTTTCTCCGGCCAGGTGAGCATGTCGTTATTACGCAGAATAGCAATCATGCCGTTAATCGGAGCGGGCAAGTCGGGGAAGTCAAACCGAGAATAGGTTCCGGGTTTCTCGGGTTGATTGAAGATCATCGCGTGCTCTTTCCACTGCAGCCGATCTTCAATGTCGAGTTCTTTAAACAGTTGCAACATATTGGGATAGGCCCCAAAGAAAATGTGCAACCCGGTTTCGTACCAGTCTCCATCTTCGTCTTTCCAAGCGGCTACTTTGCCTCCGAGAACGTCCCGACGTTCCAGAATGATGGGGGTGTGGCCGGCATCGGTGAGATATTTAGCGCAGGAGAGTCCGGCTAATCCTGCTCCGGCGATCGCTACTCGCATTTAATTTACGTTTACTGCTGGATTTGTAATATTTCTTATCATTTTACACCAGTTGGCCCGGCCTGCCGATCTTTTTTCCCGCCCCACCCCTCAGCTATCCCTTTTCTGTCACTTACCATCTACCGATATCCCGAACAACGATCGCCCGATCGAGTATTATGTCGGTATTTGCGATCGCCAGCCAATAGAATCTGGAAAACCATTTTGCATCGGACTAATCTATTTGCGATCGTCATAGTGTAGGAGAGAATGTAGGAGAGGAATTGGCTCACCGAAAACCCGTCGAGATAGAGGAGGAACAGCTATTGTGACGTTAGGGCAACTACTGGGATTTTTCAGTTTAGTGACATCGCTATATATCCTCTGGACAATTCGGCAAATTTTATTGTTGGTATTTACTGCTGTCGTGCTCGCAACTGCCCTCAATCGAGGCGTTCGCCTAGTACAAAAAACAGGGATTAAGCGAGGGCCGTCTGTCTTAGTCACCATTGCCATTACTGTTTTAGCCTTCCTCTTATTCTACTGGATTATTGTTCCTCCCTTTATCGAACAATTCCAAATCCTCATTGACTTAATCCCAACTGGAATCGATAGGTTGCGATTTTTGCTCGCTCAATGGCGGCAAGACACTCCCACTTGGCTACCCGAACCTCCCGATTTATCGAGCGGGTTTCAACAAATTCAACCCTTAATTGCCCAAGTTTTTGGTAACTTTTATTCCTTCTTTTCCAGTTCGATTATTGCCGTCGGGCAATTTTTACTGGTTCTGATTTTAACCTTAATGTTTTTAGGAAACCCAACGGCCTATCGCCAAGCGTTAGTGCGGTTGTTTCCTTCATTCTATCGCCGACGAGCAGACAAAATTTTATCTGAATGCGAAGTTGCTTTAGGTAACTGGTTTGGAGGCGTTATTGTTAACTCTCTGTTTATTGGAACCCTAAGTGCAATTGGCTTATCCATTATTGGAGTTCGCTTGGTATTGGCGCACGCTTTACTCGCCGGATTGCTCAATTTTATTCCCAACATCGGGCCGGTATTAAGTGTGGTCTCGCCAATGACGATCGCCTTACTCGAGCAAGGAGGATTTCTGAAAGCGGGTGCGGTGTTAGTATTATACGTTATCGTGCAACAAGTTGAGAGCTATTGGTTAACCCCAACAGTCATGGCAAAACAAGTGTCTCTGCTACCGGCGGTGACCTTATTAGCACAACTCTTCTTTGCCAGAACTTTCGGACTCATCGGGTTGTTTTTAGCCCTACCCTTAACCGTGATTGCGCAAGTTTGGATTAAGCGATTGTTATTAGAAGATATCCTCGATCGCTGGACCAAGAAAGCCGGGATTTCTCAAGCAATAGCCGCTTCCGAAGTCAATACCAATCTTTCGCTCGAGTCCGCCGAAGAGCTAGAAATACCGGAAGATGTGGGAGCAATTACTGCGGAAAATTACGAACGTGAGGACAGGGTTGAGGAAGAACAGAATCCATAGAACAATGCTGTTTTAAACAAGGTTGTTGGAATACCTCTTCCTGTTCTAACGCAGGTGGAGTTTGACCAAAAATCATATCACAACTGAAATCTTCAAAATTGGGATTCATGGTTAAAGGAATCCCAAACTGTTGGGTAAAAAAGTCTTGAGTGGGGAGTTTACACAGATTAATACAGAGTCCGACGCAACCGCTTTGCTCTAAATATCGGCATTTTTCGATCTTTACGTTGCTCTTTTGCCAGGAGCTAGTGTTATTTTCACTAATAATTTCAACGTCTTCTAGGTGGCAAGGTCCGACCAACCATTCAAATAAATGAGCCGCAAACCAAGCATTGGATTCGCAAACCCATTGATTGGGAGAGATGAGAGCGCGCAGTAGGGTTAAAATTGGGGCAGGAATCAGGGAGTTTAATACTTTTTTAACTAGATGTTGTTGCTCGAGGGCGTTGCGTCCCTGCATTATCTGTTTGGAGATATCAACAAATCCTTCGTAGCCTTTTTTGGAAGTTCGAGCACCTAAAGCTGCTGACATTTTACGCGTAAACAGAGCAATAAAGATGCGATCGAGGAAGGTGTCTTGATAAGAAGTCGGTTCGGAAATGGTCATATCAATTAAAAATAAAAGATGTTAATACCCTAAGATTCGCTTCAGCAAGTTTAACTTATTGCCGTAGGGAGGGTAGCGCAGGTTAATATCGAACTGAAATGGGCGTTTTAAGATGCTTTTATAGTGACTGAATG
The Roseofilum casamattae BLCC-M143 genome window above contains:
- a CDS encoding PEP-CTERM sorting domain-containing protein, coding for MKNLYSISKGIVATTTVTLTGLGFITLTSGTAEAITFGTTWDSPDKCADVGTVSVPTTCSLQDLFDSQTVSGPGIDAEDDTGFEWFTNTATGNATGSFMFEVAGFAPHNQFGIYNSAGDQIRLFDGVNDEGDSTFVTFLAGGKVSRITQQFAPDADDATPVFDTFEDFGNEFGFYLTNKKGETFYTQSAKNDGGYQQAAVYQGDNETVMELPGKAPGTFTDNEFIIAFEDLFRGGNSDSDFNDLVVMMESIEPVDDIPEPSMLLGLGILGASFWSMRRRDRI
- a CDS encoding glutathione binding-like protein; translation: MIDLYTFGTPNGRKASIMLEEVELPYTVHQIDIKQGDQFAPEFVAINPNSKIPAICDRETDITVFESGAILIYLAEKTGKLMPTDLKGRFQVIEWLMLQMGSVGPMFGQLNHFRKFAPETIPYAINRYEKETLRLYGVLDKQLEQNEYICGDYSIADIAIFPWVNIYEFQELTLEGYPNLQRWVETLRQRSAVQRGLAIP
- the crtB gene encoding 15-cis-phytoene synthase CrtB gives rise to the protein MLQIPKTARMRPLVSLEESYELCRQITATYAKTFYLGTLLMPEAKRRAIWAIYAWCRHTDELVDGKESEITTPDTLDRWEDRLEEVFSGKAKADEEVALVHTLEQFPLEIQPFRDMIAGQRMDLFQNRYHTFDDLYLYCYRVAGTVGLMSTKVMGVNELGNYAPWHRNREPYVPLEEAIALGIANQLTNILRDVGEDIQRGRIYLPLEELALFDYTEADLLNGVIDKRWKEFMRFQIQRARKFFKQAERGVQYLISDARWPVWSALMLYQQILGAIERNDYDVFTKRAYVSLPRKLVSLPVAYMRSQIF
- the pds gene encoding 15-cis-phytoene desaturase, which translates into the protein MRVAIAGAGLAGLSCAKYLTDAGHTPIILERRDVLGGKVAAWKDEDGDWYETGLHIFFGAYPNMLQLFKELDIEDRLQWKEHAMIFNQPEKPGTYSRFDFPDLPAPINGMIAILRNNDMLTWPEKIQFGLGLLPAIVKGQSYVEDMDKYSFSEWLKQQKVPPRVETEVFIAMSKALNFINPDEISSTVILTALNRFLQEKNGSKMAFLDGSPTERLCQPLVDYISDRNGEVRLNAPVKQFLLNDDYSVSGFLLRGLDGAPDEVLHADAYVSAMPVDPLKTILPQPWKAMSYFQKLQGLEGVPVINLHLWFDRKLTDIDHLLFSRSPLLSVYADMSNTCKAYADPDRSMLELVLAPAADWISKSDDEIIAATLDELKRLFPQHFSGDNPAQLRKSHVVKTPRSVYKATPGRQNHRPSQETPIPNFYLTGDYTMQRYLASMEGAVLSGKLTAQAIVRSQELGETPIKSPARSESTP
- a CDS encoding AI-2E family transporter is translated as MTLGQLLGFFSLVTSLYILWTIRQILLLVFTAVVLATALNRGVRLVQKTGIKRGPSVLVTIAITVLAFLLFYWIIVPPFIEQFQILIDLIPTGIDRLRFLLAQWRQDTPTWLPEPPDLSSGFQQIQPLIAQVFGNFYSFFSSSIIAVGQFLLVLILTLMFLGNPTAYRQALVRLFPSFYRRRADKILSECEVALGNWFGGVIVNSLFIGTLSAIGLSIIGVRLVLAHALLAGLLNFIPNIGPVLSVVSPMTIALLEQGGFLKAGAVLVLYVIVQQVESYWLTPTVMAKQVSLLPAVTLLAQLFFARTFGLIGLFLALPLTVIAQVWIKRLLLEDILDRWTKKAGISQAIAASEVNTNLSLESAEELEIPEDVGAITAENYEREDRVEEEQNP
- a CDS encoding DUF4033 domain-containing protein, with the protein product MTISEPTSYQDTFLDRIFIALFTRKMSAALGARTSKKGYEGFVDISKQIMQGRNALEQQHLVKKVLNSLIPAPILTLLRALISPNQWVCESNAWFAAHLFEWLVGPCHLEDVEIISENNTSSWQKSNVKIEKCRYLEQSGCVGLCINLCKLPTQDFFTQQFGIPLTMNPNFEDFSCDMIFGQTPPALEQEEVFQQPCLKQHCSMDSVLPQPCPHVRNFPQ